A single window of Granulicella mallensis MP5ACTX8 DNA harbors:
- a CDS encoding spinster family MFS transporter: MTTAPTTGMKSNRSAIAGATVALVLLTGMNFVNYLDRYILPAVQEQVKGEFRLSDDQIGSLTLWFFVAYVLSSPITGWLGDRFPRKPMIVIAALGISAMNFFTASVHGYLSLNIRHAALGVVEASFGIFAPALLADFYAEDRRNTVLTIFNVAIPVGAALGFLTGGMIGHSHGWRMAFIASAVPGALIALLILFFMKEPQRTGSGQEKAVADKASVLSLLTNKAYLCSILGYAAVTFSLGGISWWMVSFLQRINGFSQDRAGTVMGGITVVCGLGGTVCGGVLAQWWSKKSDKALYLVPALSALLAVPPAVLCFFGPKSMTLPALGVAVFLVFLGTGPVNAATLNAVPANLRASAMAGQLFAIHVFGDAFSPKIIGIVSDHSNLRLGLGVTLITFVLAAIIFFIGAQFAPKLKHTLEAPAVA; encoded by the coding sequence CTTGACCGCTACATTCTGCCGGCGGTGCAGGAGCAGGTAAAGGGCGAGTTTCGTCTCTCCGATGACCAGATCGGTTCGCTGACACTGTGGTTTTTCGTGGCCTATGTGCTGTCGTCGCCGATTACGGGATGGCTGGGCGACAGGTTTCCGCGCAAGCCGATGATCGTGATTGCGGCGCTGGGAATCAGCGCGATGAATTTTTTCACGGCAAGCGTACACGGGTATCTGTCGCTGAATATCCGGCACGCGGCGCTGGGTGTCGTTGAGGCGAGCTTCGGGATCTTTGCCCCGGCGCTGCTGGCGGACTTCTATGCGGAAGACAGACGAAACACGGTGCTGACGATCTTCAACGTTGCGATCCCCGTGGGAGCGGCGTTGGGGTTCCTGACGGGCGGCATGATCGGACACAGCCATGGATGGCGTATGGCGTTTATTGCCTCTGCCGTGCCGGGAGCGCTGATTGCGCTGTTGATCCTGTTCTTTATGAAAGAGCCGCAGCGCACCGGCAGCGGGCAGGAAAAGGCTGTTGCGGATAAGGCTTCAGTGCTGTCGTTGCTGACGAACAAGGCGTATCTCTGCTCGATCCTGGGGTACGCGGCTGTGACGTTTTCGCTGGGTGGCATCTCGTGGTGGATGGTGTCGTTTCTGCAACGCATCAACGGCTTCTCGCAGGACCGTGCCGGAACCGTCATGGGGGGCATCACGGTGGTCTGCGGATTGGGTGGTACGGTTTGCGGCGGCGTGCTCGCGCAGTGGTGGTCGAAGAAGAGCGATAAGGCCCTGTACCTGGTTCCGGCGTTGAGTGCGCTGCTCGCGGTGCCTCCTGCGGTGCTGTGCTTCTTCGGGCCGAAGAGCATGACCCTGCCTGCGCTGGGTGTGGCTGTGTTTCTTGTCTTCCTTGGCACGGGACCCGTCAATGCTGCAACGTTGAACGCCGTACCTGCGAATCTGCGGGCCTCGGCTATGGCGGGGCAGTTGTTCGCGATCCATGTCTTTGGAGATGCCTTTTCGCCAAAGATCATCGGTATCGTCAGTGACCACTCGAACCTGCGTCTGGGGCTTGGCGTCACGTTGATTACCTTTGTGCTCGCGGCGATTATCTTCTTTATCGGAGCGCAGTTTGCGCCGAAGTTGAAACACACCCTCGAGGCTCCTGCCGTCGCATGA